ACCAAGAAAATTATTACATAATGATATTTTATCGTCTTAGCTCCATATTCTATTCTAAGTTTGTTAGGAACCCTATATAATTTATGAAATAGATATAGAATTCAGTATTAAGAAGCTTAATAAAGATAGAATTCTATCGTTTAGAATATTCAGAATAGCAAGCTATTGTAAAGAAACAATTAGATATTCTGAAGAATATTTATTGTCTAAGAGTTATTTGATGTATCGATGATACATCTATAAAGCTTCTTGAGGATGTCCTTAGCCATGGTATTCTTATTGGTATTAACGCTATTAGAGCTATTATGCCTTGGAAAATCCAGTTTAGAGGTGCTAAAACTACTACTTTATCTCTATAGCCATTGATTATTATATATATTGGAGCTAATGATATAGATACTAGCTCTATTTTAGCAATGGTAATGGTAATTGATGGTATTTCTACAAATAGAGATAGGGATACTATTAGTAGTGATATGAAGGGTGCCATAAGAGCTATCGGTTGTAGGTAAGCCATAACTAAAGCTATTTTTGTTCTACACCTTAAAACCTTCCTATATTTTATAACTACATCTTTTAGACACTGAAGAGATCCTCTATACCATCGAACTCTCTGTTTAACATAGCTAGATAACGTTGATGGAGCTCCCTCATAAACAATACTATCAAGTAGTGCAATTCTTCTCCCATACTGATATGCCTTAATAGATAGATAGGCATCTTCAGCCAATACCTCAGGAAAACCACCTATCATGTTTAGAAACTCCATTGAGAGAGCAAGACCCTCACCACTTACAAGAGGAACTCTAATTAACTTTGTAAGCCCTGGTAGCCCTACATTATACCAGAGCATAGTGTCTATATACGATAGTTTACCTATTACTGAATTACTAATTCTATAGACCTTTGTACCAACAATAGAATAACCATTCTTTATCAGTTTAGACACCTTATAGATATATCTATCGTCATAGATAGTATCTCCTGCATCTAGAACAATCACAACATCATATCTTCCAGAGATATTCTTTAACAAATTATTCATAGCATGTGCCTTACCTCTACGAGAACCTTTATTGATGAATATAGTTGTTTTAAATCCCACATCTGTTAGGATACCTATGGATTCTTTAACAATATTGTAAGTCTCAATATCATTGTTCTCCAATATTATAAAGATATCGAGGTTATCCTTGGGATACTTTTGTCTGGCTATGCTTTGAAAAGTTCTTCTTATAGACTCTCTATCTTCTCTATAGAAGGGTAGGAGAATAGCTACTAAGGAAGTCTCTGGATTATTTGGATTCTTATTATTTTCAATCTTTATCCATACCTGCTCCTTTAAGTTACGAATAACACTATAGAGTGATGGAATTCCATAGACAAAAGAGAGAACTATTATAGTGGTAGGTATATACCATATGAGCGCAAACACATTAGCACACCTAGATCTAGATTAGAATTAAGTGGTAGCTAAACAAAAACTTTTATGAGACTTTCAACTATTGGCCTAAAATCACATCTATTATTCTATTAGCCATCTCTCTCCTCTCCTCATTACTCCCTCTTTTATACATAGTAGCATATAGTAAGAGAGTTTTTCTATGGTTATAACCTAGATCTATTATCTCATACACATACTTATCCCCTATCTTTCCATTCAATATAAAACTTAGTACCCTAGGCAAATTATTAGAGTTCTTCCTAATTCTT
Above is a genomic segment from Ignisphaera aggregans DSM 17230 containing:
- a CDS encoding glycosyl transferase family 2 (COGs: COG1215 Glycosyltransferase probably involved in cell wall biogenesis~InterPro IPR001173~KEGG: rfe:RF_0407 glycosyltransferase~PFAM: glycosyl transferase family 2~SPTR: Q4UMF4 Glycosyltransferase~PFAM: Glycosyl transferase family 2), with product MFALIWYIPTTIIVLSFVYGIPSLYSVIRNLKEQVWIKIENNKNPNNPETSLVAILLPFYREDRESIRRTFQSIARQKYPKDNLDIFIILENNDIETYNIVKESIGILTDVGFKTTIFINKGSRRGKAHAMNNLLKNISGRYDVVIVLDAGDTIYDDRYIYKVSKLIKNGYSIVGTKVYRISNSVIGKLSYIDTMLWYNVGLPGLTKLIRVPLVSGEGLALSMEFLNMIGGFPEVLAEDAYLSIKAYQYGRRIALLDSIVYEGAPSTLSSYVKQRVRWYRGSLQCLKDVVIKYRKVLRCRTKIALVMAYLQPIALMAPFISLLIVSLSLFVEIPSITITIAKIELVSISLAPIYIIINGYRDKVVVLAPLNWIFQGIIALIALIPIRIPWLRTSSRSFIDVSSIHQITLRQ